The stretch of DNA CAGAACACACACTTCTTATGGTGCTTTGCACATTGTTTGCTCCTCATTGTCTGTGAAAAGGAAGAgctaacaaaacaaatgcagcaaatgCACTTTTATCTTTAAGTTTGTCAAATCCCTGCTCATTAAATGCTCTTCTGTCAGATGCTGCTGGTGTGTCAGATATGCACAAGGTGTCAAAGTCTCATCAGCCTGAGAGGGCTGTGGACATCTATTTGTCCTGTTCTAATAAACCCAAATTCCAGGAACTCCTTCTTTAGatcttttcagttttattcatatagccaagccaagccaattttatttataaagcactttaaaaacagcaagcactgaccaaagtgcacCAGTCAACAAATCCTGTCTCATGGCACTGCATACTGTAAGGTAGAAACCCTACAGGTTTAATCTAGGACAGCACCAGTTACCTTAGCTGCAGGTAACTAGTGACTGTTGAGGCCTCAGATTAAGTGACATTATGTTGAGCATTTCTACCCCTGTCTTGCCAACACGTTACTGTTACGCCAAACTCCAACCTCACTGTGGTCTGTGGTCCATTCTGTGCTAAAACTAATgtattcatttacatttgtgctgttttaaataaaagctgtcaAGGCCACTGACCATAACAGGTGGAATCAATCAGACCAATAAGAGCAAAAACACTAAAGACAAAGCTCAGCAACATGGGAAATAACATGAGCAAATGCAGCTTTAGAGAGGGGAACAGGTAACATTTGTTTACACGTGTATTGTTTGAAATAATTGTTGTCAAGGCTACTGACCTTAACAGGTGgaaataatttaacaaaactCATTTCAAGTAAGTTTgttccaatttgtttttattcattttttttctagtcCAATTTTGGGCCGAGTTATGTAGTGTTTGGCCCaggttaataataatgataataacaaaaaaaataacagtaacaatgaaaagaatataaagaagaataactaataataactgtcaaaacgaccccctatgagcaagcacttggcgactgtgggaaggaaaaactccctttaaacaggaagaaacctccggcagaaccaggctcagggaggggcagtcatctgccgcgactggtaattataaagtaattaattgaaaaaagtaaataaacaaagaagaaataagtaaataaagaaatgaaagggaGATCAAAGTCCAGGCATCTTAGCGAGTGTTTAAGGTGTGACTTGAGTTTGATCCTGCAGCCAGGGGTGCTGCTGAATCTGCTCCAAGGTGGCCCGATGTTGTGGGCTTCGAGTTAAACACTGCTTCAAAAAGTTCCGGCAGTCTGAAtagagagaggacagaaaacaaagcaaagatcagGATGGAAACGGCAGCAATCTTTTGGAACTTGTAAGCAAAATGTTTATACAGTATCAGCAccaaaacacagagattctaccAATGTCTCACCTTTGTGTAGGACTTTGTTAAAAGGTCTTTTCTTGCGGACGAATCTAGTGGTACGAAATTGATGCACTCCGTACAGCATTTCGTACAGCAGCGCGCCCAGCTGCCAGACTGTGGTGGGGATAGCCTCATACGTCCCTCGTGTGAAAAACTCTGGAGGGGCGTACGCTGAGGTTCCTGCaatgcacagacagaaaggaaggatgaggaacaggttcagactgaaatcaaaatCATCAGAGCAATGGCTGAATGAAGAGCACAAGCCAGATGTCATACCAGAGAAGACGCATTGTGGCTCTTCCTGTACCCAGCAGCCACAACCAAAGTCTATGATCCGCACTCGCAGGTCACTGGAGCCGGTTTCGAGGAGCAAGTTTTCTGTCTTGAGATCCCGGTGGAAGACCCCTTTGTTGTGCATCATTATGGCTGCGTCAACCAGCTGCTTCATGATgttctgaaacacaaagagagcAGTCAGAAGTGAAGAAGGGACTGATTCCTGTCAGTGTGGCAACTATCAAACAAGCTCTGTGGAGCTTCTCTGGGCTGGACTATATACCTTAGCAACATGCACGTCCAGGGGTCCACCATTGTTCTCTAGATAGCTATACAGGCTCTCACATGGCACTGGTCTCTCCATGATCAGAAGGACCTCCTTCTCTAGCTCAAAGTAATCTAGCATTGAGATAGCTGGAGAAGTGCCTACTGACAGGGGTTCACCGCCCACTTTCTGCATTAGGAGAACCTCC from Archocentrus centrarchus isolate MPI-CPG fArcCen1 chromosome 7, fArcCen1, whole genome shotgun sequence encodes:
- the LOC115783685 gene encoding serine/threonine-protein kinase pim-2-like produces the protein MSFEMRNVDYPVASEQNSESCGTTTQKKRKASTGPESPRKRQRCARGPAQLASEAAPAKRGKRKASTERGTPEKKIKCEPSHTNSSEAIRGANWTEQDNAEKLLASETPGSTNRERACDPSPDCSTPSASIPDSGSAFLPFTQDRARFEATYKELHKLGEGGFGSVYAGLMMDSFPVAIKHIAKEDVEYEEMVFNGKTYKIPLEVLLMQKVGGEPLSVGTSPAISMLDYFELEKEVLLIMERPVPCESLYSYLENNGGPLDVHVAKNIMKQLVDAAIMMHNKGVFHRDLKTENLLLETGSSDLRVRIIDFGCGCWVQEEPQCVFSGMTSGLCSSFSHCSDDFDFSLNLFLILPFCLCIAGTSAYAPPEFFTRGTYEAIPTTVWQLGALLYEMLYGVHQFRTTRFVRKKRPFNKVLHKDCRNFLKQCLTRSPQHRATLEQIQQHPWLQDQTQVTP